In one window of Oryza sativa Japonica Group chromosome 9, ASM3414082v1 DNA:
- the LOC4347429 gene encoding OVARIAN TUMOR DOMAIN-containing deubiquitinating enzyme 4, which yields MAIYTPTVCLQRCTYSLYSQSCQLQGGLTQGMALWKYSRSQAVGYHVKIRLVGLPPKMNIKSLRTCFASSGKQLCGRQPARDNILKLKLDEPSRQKLYSILWDSRSIGHKVGATGTGLFLSFAVPAKANAEGPVDNNTDSPQTTESSTSYAHGKKVCTDYSVTGIPGDGRCLFRSVAHGACIRSGKRPDDDLQRKMADDLRAMVADEFIKRRAETEWFVEGDFDAYVSRIRKPHVWGGEPELLMASHVLRMPITVYMHDKEAGGLIAIAEYGQEYGKEDPIQVLFHGFGHYDALQIPGKGGPRSRL from the exons ATGGCTATCTACACACCTACTGTCTGTTTACAACGCTGTACTTATAGCTTGTATTCTCAGTCTTGTCAGTTACAAGGAGGGCTGACACAGGGCATGGCATTATGGAAGTATTCTCGTTCACAAGCAGTCGGTTATCATGTAAAGATCAGATTAGTTGGTTTGCCTCCTAAGATGAACATAAAATCACTGCGAACATGTTTTGCCAGTTCGGGGAAACAGTTGTGTGGCAGACAACCTGCGAGGGATAATATTCTAAAGCTAAAGCTTGATGAGCCCTCACGTCAGAAGTTGTATAGTATTCTCTGGGATTCAAGAAGCATAGGACACAAAGTTGGAGCTACAGGCACTGGACTTTTCCTAAGTTTTGCAGTTCCTGCGAAGGCAAATGCTGAGGGTCCTGTGGACAATAATACTGATAGCCCCCAAACTACTGAATCGTCCACTAGTTATGCTCATGGGAAAAAAGTTTGCACGGATTATTCTGTTACTG GCATTCCTGGAGATGGAAGGTGCTTGTTCCGATCTGTGGCTCATGGTGCATGTATTAGGTCAGGTAAGCGACCTGATGATGATCTCCAGAGAAAGATGGCTGATGACTTAAGAGCAATG GTCGCCGATGAATTTATCAAGAGACGGGCAGAGACTGAATG GTTTGTTGAGGGGGACTTCGATGCATATGTCTCTCGGATTAGGAAGCCACATGTGTGGGGAGGTGAACCAGAACTGTTAATGGCTTCGCATGTTCTTCG GATGCCAATTACTGTGTACATGCATGATAAGGAAGCTGGTGGTTTAATAGCAATTGCAGAATATGGTCAGGAGTACGGGAAAGAAGATCCAATTCAAGTTCTTTTTCATGGTTTTGGCCATTATGACGCTCTACAGATACCAGGAAAGGGTGGTCCAAGGTCAAGGCTGTAA